The Patescibacteria group bacterium genomic sequence TCATACATGGACACTCGATGCTTACACACACCAACAAAAGAGGTTTCTTGGAAGAAATGCCCCGTTTTTATATTATTTGTACCGGTAAAATATCTTGTTGCCGAAGCGGAGGTCTATGTATTCAAGCTCCTTATACTTTGCGAGCGCGCCGATTGCGGAGTCAAGGTTGCCGAGCAACGCGTCAAATTCCTGATCGCTGTTAAACAAAATACTCCCTGAATCCTTGAGCGCGAGCGCGTAATCCCCGTCCGCTCTTGTTGTTAAATGCGTCGTTTTCAGACCAAGCGCCGAAATGGCCTCTCGAAAAGACACGAGCTTTTTGAATTCAGTATATGGGAGGAACCGATCCCCGATAGGGTTCTCGCTCTTTTCCTCGGTCGGCCCATACCATTCAAAAAAAACATCGCCTGAGAAATATGGCGCCGATGCGAAAATGTAACCGTCACGGTCCATAAAAAAACAAGATTTTTTGTTTTCTTCTTCCGAGTACTCGGGTCCGCACCACAGATATGCCGGCTTTCGTTCCGTGACGCTCACGACCAACGAAGCAAGGTTGTTCAGATACACATCCGCCTCTGAAATGCGCTTTTGTTCGGAAAGTATGCGCTCCTTGATCATCTCGCGCGGATACAAAAAACTATTATCTTTACGGAAAAGCCAGAGATATTTTCCCGCCATCTCTTCTCGTACCATACTGACAATCTCTTCACCGGAGACCACACTGTTGCCGCGCGCTTCTATTTCAGCAATAACCACTTTTTCATTTCCCGAAAACCATGAGAGCACTCCAACAAGCACAAAAAAGGAAGCAAGGATCAGAGACCCCCATATAGCGAACGCCTTTCTTTTTTCAAGAAGTTTCTTGTGGCGAGAAGATTTTAAAATATCACGGCGAGATTTCATATAGGCCTCTGCCACCAGACGGCACGCTTTAATTGCTTTTAATCACATTTTTTCCCATATACTTTTGCAGTATCTCAGGAATCCTGACCGAGCCATCTTCTTGTTGATAATTTTCCACGAGCGATACGAGGATGCGAGGGGTCGGGATCGCGGTGCTGTTTAAGGAATGTGCGAAACGCATTTTTCCGTCCACATCTTTATATCGGATATTGAGGCGGCGAGTTTGGAAATCATGAAAATACGACGCGGAGCTGATCTCGCGATATTTCTCTTCAAGCGGCACCCATAATTCAATGTCATATTTTTTCACCTGGCCCAATCCAAGGTCGCCGCCGCAATTCACCACGGTATGGTAAGGAATACCCAGAGATTCAATGAACTCCTCGGTGTTTCTATTGATCTCCTCATGATATTTTACCGACTCTTCATGGCTTGCCTCGCAGAGCACCACCTGTTCCAACTTGAAAAATTCGTGCACGCGGATCAATCCCTTTACATCCTTGCCGTGACTCCCCGCTTCCCTGCGGAAACAGGGCGAGAAGGAGAGGAACTTCCGCGGGAATGATTCTTTTGGCAACACATCGTCCATGTGGTATCCCATGGTAGCAACCTCCGCCGTGCCGGCGAGATATTCGTCGTCTTGTGTTTTATACAAATCTTCTTCGCCCTGCGGAATATATCCCGTACCGAGGAGATTTTCCCGCCGAACGAGCGAAGGCACCATCATCAGCGTAAATCCTTTTTTTAAAAAATGGTCAAGTGCCGCCTGCCAGATGGCGAAAGCGAGACGCGCTCCGTCGTTCTTTAAGAAGTAACCGCGGAAGCCCGCCACTTTCGCGCCACGTTCAAGATCAACCATGTCAAGATTTTCCATGATCTCGGTATGGCTTTTGGGAGTAAAAGAAAATTGCGGCTTCTCTCCCCAGATTCTGACCTCTTTATTGTCCGCGTCGTCTTTCCCTTCGGGTACCGACATGTCGGGAATATTAGGAACGTGCACCATGAGCTTCTGCCACTCCTCCAGTACGGCCTTTAAGCTTTCTTCTTTGATGTGTATCATCTCCTTCAATACTTTCATGCTGGCGATCAATTGCGCTCGCTTGCCCGTATCATCAGTTTGTTGTATTTCTTTTGACGCTTGGTTCTGCCGCGCTGTCATTTCTTCAACTTCAGCCAAAAGCGCGCGACGCTTGTCGTCAGCGGCGATCAAAAGCTCCACGTTAAAATCAATGTGTTTCTTTTTGGCGCCTAGAGCTATGAGCTCCTTGTTCTCGCGAATGAATTTTATATCAAGCATAACGTAGTGTTTGGGTAATAGCAGGTAATAGTATGTAGTATATACTACCAAAAATGGTAGAATTTAGAAAATGGACGAAATAAGAAAACTCGCGCCCCAAGAATTCCCGCCGCAACTCTTGGAGATTCCCGATGTGCCGGAGCACCTGTACCTGCGCGGTACTCTCCCCCCGAGAGAAACGACCCTGCTCGCCGTCGTGGGGTCGCGAAAATACTCCTCTTATGGAAAGGATGTGTGTGAAGAATTGATCGCGGGACTTTCGGGATACGACATTGCGATCGTTTCGGGTCTTGCGCTCGGCATTGATTCAATCGCGCATCAGGCGGCGCTTCGCGCGGGCCTCAAAACAATTGCCGTGCCGGGTTCGGGACTCGGAAAGGAAGTGCTCTACCCCGCCACCAACTACCACTTGGCGGAGAAAATCATAGGGAGCGGCGGCGCGCTTCTTTCTGAATTTGAACCTGACTTCAAGGCAACCGTGTGGAGTTTTCCGCAAAGAAATCGGATCATGGCGGGACTCTCTCGTGCCGTACTCATTATTGAAGCGGCGGAGCGCTCCGGGACGCTCATCACGGCGCGCATGGCGCTTGATTACAATCGCGACGTATACGTCGTGCCGGCTTCCATTTTTTCCGAGAACAGTAAGGGATCAAATGCGCTCATACGCCAAGGCGCGATGCCGGTTTCCGGAAGCAACGATATATTGCGAGAGCTCGGCTTTGATATTTCTCAAAACGAACATTCGCCTGTTCCGGCAGATTGTTCGGATGAAGAGAAAAACGTGTTAGCATTGCTGAAAGACTCTCTCGGTCGCGATGAACTCATACGGGCGCTTTCTCTTGAGACAAGCAAAGCGAATGAGCTGCTATCGGTGATGGAAATCAAGGGTCTTATCAAGGAAGAATGGGGAGTTGTGCACAGAAGATAAATTTGCAAAAAAATATCGCTTGTAGTACAAGTGAGTAAATATGAATCCCGTTAGAGGCAGCGGCCGACGGAAAATTCAAAAATAAATATTATGTTACGGGGTCGAATTTTTAGCAGTAATTATTATGTGGGTTGCGCAATGGTCGCGGCCTGCCTCTAACGGGATGAAACTCGTAATTGTTGAATCGCCGGCGAAAACAAAGACCGTCGGCAAATATTTGGGCAAAGAATACACCGTCACTTCAAGTGTCGGTCATGTTCGCGATCTGCCAAAATCAAACAAGAAGGCGATTGATATCAAGGGCGGGTTTGTGCCTCACTATGAAATTTCAAAAGGAAAGGAGCGCGTCGTTGACGAGATCAGAAAATTGGCAAAGAAGGCAACCGAGGTGTATCTCGCGACCGACCCCGATCGCGAAGGTGAAGCGATTGCATGGCATGTCGCACAGGCCGCGGAAATTAAAAACCCAAAAAGAATAGTCTTTAATGAGATTACGGAGAGCGCTGTCAAAGAAGCAATCTTGCACCCGCGCGAAATTGACGAACACCTGCTCAAAGCCCAGGAGGCGCGGCGCGTGCTTGACCGCCTTTTTGGATACGACCTCTCCGGCCTCATCTGGAAAAAAGTACGTTACGGCCTTTCGGCGGGCCGTGTTCAGTCGCCCGCATTGCGCATTATTATGGAACGCGAGCGTGAGATCAGGGCCTTTAGTCCGGAAACATATTGGGTGATTACTGCTAGCATGAAGA encodes the following:
- the dprA gene encoding DNA-processing protein DprA; translation: MDEIRKLAPQEFPPQLLEIPDVPEHLYLRGTLPPRETTLLAVVGSRKYSSYGKDVCEELIAGLSGYDIAIVSGLALGIDSIAHQAALRAGLKTIAVPGSGLGKEVLYPATNYHLAEKIIGSGGALLSEFEPDFKATVWSFPQRNRIMAGLSRAVLIIEAAERSGTLITARMALDYNRDVYVVPASIFSENSKGSNALIRQGAMPVSGSNDILRELGFDISQNEHSPVPADCSDEEKNVLALLKDSLGRDELIRALSLETSKANELLSVMEIKGLIKEEWGVVHRR
- the serS gene encoding serine--tRNA ligase, yielding MLDIKFIRENKELIALGAKKKHIDFNVELLIAADDKRRALLAEVEEMTARQNQASKEIQQTDDTGKRAQLIASMKVLKEMIHIKEESLKAVLEEWQKLMVHVPNIPDMSVPEGKDDADNKEVRIWGEKPQFSFTPKSHTEIMENLDMVDLERGAKVAGFRGYFLKNDGARLAFAIWQAALDHFLKKGFTLMMVPSLVRRENLLGTGYIPQGEEDLYKTQDDEYLAGTAEVATMGYHMDDVLPKESFPRKFLSFSPCFRREAGSHGKDVKGLIRVHEFFKLEQVVLCEASHEESVKYHEEINRNTEEFIESLGIPYHTVVNCGGDLGLGQVKKYDIELWVPLEEKYREISSASYFHDFQTRRLNIRYKDVDGKMRFAHSLNSTAIPTPRILVSLVENYQQEDGSVRIPEILQKYMGKNVIKSN